The nucleotide window NNNNNNNNNNNNNNNNNNNNNNNNNNNNNNNNNNNNNNNNNNNNNNNNNNNNNNNNNNNNNNNNNNNNNNNNNNNNNNNNNNNNNNNNNNNNNNNNNNNNNNNNNNNNNNNNNNNNNNNNNNNNNNNNNNNNNNNNNNNNNNNNNNNNNNNNNNNNNNNNNNNNNNNNNNNNNNNNNNNNNNNNNNNNNNNNNNNNNNNNNNNNNNNNNNNNNNNNNNNNNNNNNNNNNNNNNNNNNNNNNNNNNNNNNNNNNNNNNNNNNNNNNNNNNNNNNNNNNNNNNNNNNNNNNNNNNNNNNNNNNNNNNNNNNNNNNNNNNNNNNNNNNNNNNNNNNNNNNNNNNNNNNNNNNNNNNNNNNNNNNNNNNNNNNNNNNNNNNNNNNNNNNNNNNNNNNNNNNNNNNNNNNNNNNNNNNNNNNNNNNNNNNNNNNNNNNNNNNNNNNNNNNNNNNNNNNNNNNNNNNNNNNNNNNNNNNNNNNNNNNNNNNNNNNNNNNNNNNNNNNNNNNNNNNNNNNNNNNNNNNNNNNNNNNNNNNNNNNNNNNNNNNNNNNNNNNNNNNNNNNNNNNNNNNNNNNNNNNNNNNNNNNNNNNNNNNNNNNNNNNNNNNNNNNNNNNNNNNNNNNNNNNNNNNNNNNNNNNNNNNNNNNNNNNNNNNNNNNNNNNNNNNNNNNNNNNNNNNNNNNNNNNNNNNNNNNNNNNNNNNNNNNNNNNNNNNNNNNNNNNNNNNNNNNNNNNNNNNNNNNNNNNNNNNNNNNNNNNNNNNNNNNNNNNNNNNNNNNNNNNNNNNNNNNNNNNNNNNNNNNNNNNNNNNNNNNNNNNNNNNNNNNNNNNNNNNNNNNNNNNNNNNNNNNNNNNNNNNNNNNNNNNNNNNNNNNNNNNNNNNNNNNNNNNNNNNNNNNNNNNNNNNNNNNNNNNNNNNNNNNNNNNNNNNNNNNNNNNNNNNNNNNNNNNNNNNNNNNNNNNNNNNNNNNNNNNNNNNNNNNNNNNNNNNNNNTGAAGGACTGGACGGAGGTGGAGCTCGACACGTCGCTGTCCTTTGGCTCCATGAGAAAAATCACAGAGGAGCTGATTGAAAAGTTTCAGCAGGAACTGGACCGGCTGAGCTCCATTGGTGAGTTTGCAGAGGTCAAAAGGTCAGCAGACAAAGTGCTGACTCAGGTACTCAAGCATGTATCTTTCTCTCTTAGATCTCAAGAGGCTTTCACCATTCACAGGTGAGTCAACTagaattttttaacaaatgttctGTGTAGATTTTCCACAAAGTAATTTCTGAGTTTTGGCTCAACAGTGGATGTAAAGCTGGATCCAAACACCGCTCACAAACGCTTGGCTCTCTCTGAAGATGGAAAGGAAGTGAGAGACTCAGGAGAAGACCAGGAAATATCTGACTCTTCCGGCCGGTTTGATCTTTTCGGCAGTGTTCTGGGGCTCAACGGTTTCTCCTCCGGCAGATCCTACTGGGAGGTGGAGGTCGGCAACAAGACGGGGTGGGATCTGGGTGTGGCAACAGGAGGCGCCAGCCGTAAGGGCAAACTCACACTGAGTCCAGAAAACGGCTACTGGGTTCTGGTTCATTATGAGGAGGAGAAGTATGCAGCCATGGCGTCAGTGCCACTTAGTCTGTTCCTGAAAGAAAACCCCACCAGAGTTGGTTTGTTCGTGGACTACAAGGAAGGCCTTGTCTCCTTCTATGATGTGAGGGCTCAGTCTCATATCTACTCCTTCACTGAGTGCTCCTTCAAAGAGGAGCTTTACCCGTATTTCAGTCCTCATTTGAGAGTGGAGGAGAAAAACGCCCAACCTTTGGTTATCTGCAGTggaaaacagctggaaaaaTGAAATGGATACTTATTTGTGCTCCATTTCTGTTAATGAAGAAGAGACTGAGTGAGAATGAGGCGCATCCATGACCAGTATACCAGTAGATGTAGACTTCACATTAAGTTCTTCTATATCACGGTTAACCTCTTGCTGTCTCACTGTTTAGGGACATTTTCAATGTGAAATTCTGcccgtttttctttttttttcttcattttttacagcCCATTGTGTTCTGCTTCATGGAATATGGAATGGAATGGAAATGGAATATTCCAAGACTACACATACATAAGACAGAATACTCTTATTTTCATACTCAATCAACTTCAATGAAATGGAAGCAACATTAACCTCTTAATTGATCGAAGTGCTGTCTCCTGACATGATGTTGGATGTTTGCTTATTCCACATGTGAATTGCAGTTAAATGTGCACTCTCAGGTTGGACAATGACTTGGTAAAACAAGAGTTTTTGCAGAGGGCTCATTTCAGGAAAAAGGTTGTTCTTAACCAATCAATTGATGTGCACTGTGATTTTCTTACAGAACTTTTTGTGTGCACCAGTATTTTTGAATCATTTCGGACTTTAACAAATTGCTGTTTAATAAGCAAACATTATTTGTGGTTTTCATTTTATAGCAGAAGACCAAAATGAGACGAAGATTTACAGATATGGCATTTAACAATAAGGTgctcttaaaacaaaaaaaaatctatactaATAAAAGAAGACAGACAGAGTTAAGAAATCGTCTTTCGGTGGTGTAACAGGAATAGATCCACTTTTCCATCATTcctgtttagttttctttagtTGTACTTTGGGACAatgttttctcttaaaaatgtcacttttttctggtcaatttattttgctgaataaacttttttcttccaaTTAAAAGCAGTTCTGTGTTCACTTCAAAAGGTTGTGGATTTTTCATTACATGTATTGTTAAATTTCAATTAGAAGAATCTTGAAATATTTTGgcggatttaattttttttttcaaacttttcctgtccaacagctgagcaaaaaGATAAGACCTAAAGGCCTCTtgtgttagacagattttactgttacaacaggTGGTTATGGGTCTTCTGACActaggtgtatatttgtatacaCCTCTCCAGGGCTGTAAATCTCGTGTTACCAGATTCAATTTGACTTAGATATTTCTGATACAGGAGGGGTTGTCTATGGTGTCCTGGACCTGAATAACGGTCTCTTACTTCTCCTTGACGATCCCGGATGAGCCCCCATTTGCTGAGCTGTGATACCCCATCCTGGGCCGTCTCTCCGCTTTTTATactgttctttttatttgtcccacacatttttgtttctcaaatATTTGCATCTTATACATACcgaaaaatataattaataatttataatttataattaataaaaaaattaggccATTCAAAATTACTCATCGAGATCCtagaatttcaaaatatttttatttcatcaatttTGGTATTTTCATAAAAGTTTAGACCATCTTTGGCTTGCTAAGCCTTCACCTTTCATCTCTGAGCTTTTTTGTGGTCATTGCATTTGCATTACATTTACATACATGTTCCTTTTTTGCCTTTGTGAATGTATTCGCATGTGCTGGCTCACGCTACTGCACAGCTCCCCCTTTCTACTCTCAGCATTTGGTTTGCAAAACTTTTTCCCACTAAGACCTTAAACAGAGCAAAAGCTACTCCTACTCTTTAATACCTATCATTCCCATTCcacaaatgataaaaagttaaatcTAGCTCAAAATGtatcacagaaaaaacaataaaacttttgtgttaattgatccaatgttgcACTTTTTTCAGGGTACATGTGCTCTACTGTTTGGTGGAGctggcagttaaagggttaaaatgatctggattgACTTGTATTTCAGGAACTATACTGCATTTAACTTGATTTTAAGTTCTGTGCAGCTCCTTAAAACAGCCCCACCTGTGAATAGACCCCTTAAGGGgtcatgaggttgctggagcctatcacagTTACTGTGGGTTGAATGCAGGGTACCCTCTAGATGGGTCACCAGACCCTTGCAGGCCCACACCATCACATACACTCACATTTACACCAACTCCtcacagaaaggacccagctgggatttgagtCCGGGTCCAACTACTGCCCACACAGATTAGCTTGAGGTAACGCCTGCGTCTCCAATATAGAGAGCGGTACcgagcaaagtgatgccagtttctccataggatttttctcctccactgtCTCCTGAGGCAAACACTCATGGTCCACCATGTCTGAGTGGTAAAAGGACTCTAGCATTATAAGCTAATAAAGCTTTAAGCTAACAATCTCAAATCAAAAATTCCCATCACCAGTTTGGAGTTTGCTTGATTTAATACCAATTGCACTAAACCACAGTtgtctaacttccaagtccattGGAGAGTTGTTTACGCCAGTAGATGTTCGACAACTGAGAGCAAAACATCTAAgagtcatgctaaagctaacacaataaCGACTGAATCAAAGATGGGTGGGGCTTTTATACtagagctgcagagcatgatgacgtaacacttctgaaatgacgtagGACCAATCACAAATTTCAGCTGTAATACCCCGTTTCGACcggcagcacacagacaataatttcaggaattaaacaagtttatttaaaattgtcaacAATGTAGAAATGACTAACAGACAGtactttaaagccccatttatagaggtgaacagacaaaaaaagtgatttagtgtttggtttctCTTtaacttttgtgcttttttgagGCTGAGAGTCACCTGGACATCAGTGAATCAAGCAAAGCTCAGGCAGCACACAAGGTTGTAAGCTGCAGCATGTGCTGATGTTTTACAAAAGCAGTAGTTACATTCAAATTAAAGATCTTTGGAGTGATAATTTGTTTACCTCAGGTTATTATCAGAACTATGAATTTCCGTTCTATGAAAAAACTAATCTTTGAGGAGAAGAAATTCATGAGAATTAAAGTCATTCTGGAGCAAAAAAGTAAgagagtttcactttttttagctGCTGATTAATAAAATCGTTAAAAACTCACAACTATTGTCCTTCTACTTTTTGTATGACTTTTTCTAGTCAGCAGTTTGGTTCTTCAGTGGAAACCTCTAGAGAGCCTGTTTCTCAGTTTCTAACAAGTTGTGCAACAGTCCTGGCAGCAGCATGAAAGCAATCCTTAAATCCTGACAAAAGTTGTGTCTGATCTGCTGCTTCCACGCCCACAGCCAGCCTGCTGCTCATTTGACTCCCAGCTTCCTCTTTTAAAAGAAGGAGGCGACTGAACGACCTTTTCAGGGAAAATGAAACTCTGTGCAGGGAGGAAGTTTAGATAGGATGTCAGCGCTGCAGAGAAGAGGAGAAGCAGCCATCTGACGGGAGGTAAATGTGGACTCTACTCACAGGTTTTgtgctcagctcagctcagcATACAGATGTTGGTAACTTTTCAAATTGTAGCTTGAGTGATGTTCAGTTTGTATCACTAATGATAaagtgagtgtgtttgtgtcttcctGGTATTGAGGTCATAGTCAGTCtggctttcttttttataactttttaagtGTGGAAGTAAAAACGGGAACATTTCTCTTTGGACAGAagatgttctctttttttcttttaatgcaaATAATCAGAATTGGGGGTTTATTTTGGCCAATCTGGCAATGCAATGTTTGATATGATACACGTGTAATGATATGATATGTGTTTCACTACATCCCAAGATGCTACCAGATaatatttcactgttttttgaaattatgatgtaagaattatctgaaaactaatatattttttacaaaagtagaattgtaaattacatgttatttaatgatcacaactttAACCAATCCATCTGTATCccataaacaagttgctttaaCCTAATCAAACTCATGGTGCTTcgcttttggtaatttaggtaatattaaagtgaaaaacaaaaaactgagcTACAATGTTTGGTTTTATAGAACTAATTAAATATCTCCTTGGCAGTATTTTAGATCGAATATCaccaaataaagtatcgcgatatttcactgaagcaacattttttttacaagcctAATCACTATGatctggatttttattttgctttagaggaaatttataaatcaattattctgttactttttaaattcatgcTTATTTAAGTCATATGTTTGTagttatagttaaaaaaaattgaaaatgaaagtttaaagacTAAAATCctaactatatttaaaaaaaaaacgttaaatctgataaaaaatattaactgaaaTTGAAAACTAACCAATGGTTCTGATATTTAAGTgtaacttgtttatttttgtgtcctAAACTCATGTAATTAATCTAAGCTTTTGCACGATAGTGTATcatcattcaaaataaaaaacaaactataaataGCTAAATTCtgcattaaaagaaataatgtaCTCTGGGTTCTCAAGCAATTATGCAGCTATAAATTTAAGATCAAACTTGagatttttaagataaaaatgaagattttgagGCAAAAAGTGTGTATTCTGCCTTTTTCTTAATACCTGTGTTTACTGCAAACTCTTAAACACTGTTATATAAAAGAggttttcattaaatttaatcaaagaaaagcaatgtttgtttttttttttttatgataaaactcACCTGTACTGGATGTTGTCCACCTGCAGACATGGCCTCCATCCCTGAACCCCTCAGGGACTCCTCCTCCCTGGAGAAGCATCTGTCCTGCTCCATCTGCATGGAACTCTTCAGAAATCCAGTTACTACATCGTGTGGTCACTCCTTCTGTCAGGGATGCCTTAATAGCCACATCAAATATTTGTCCACAATGTGTCCTCTTTGCAAAACCCATATTAACAAAACACCAGGGGTAAACATTGTCCTCAGGGACGTCATTGAACACACAAAAGCTGCAGCGCAGAACAGGTATACGGGCGCGGCCGGGGAAGTGGCCTGTGATGTGTGCACGACTTCAAAGATGAAGGCGGTGAAGTCCTGCCTCGTGTGTCTCACCTCTTACTGCTCAGCTCACCTGCAAAGCCACTCTTCCCAGCGGCTGAAGGGCCACAAGCTGGTGCAGCCAATCAAGGACCTGGATGCACGAGCCTGCCTCACACACGGACGCCCCTACGAGCTCTACAACAGGAAGCAGCAGGCGTGCATTTGTGTTTCCTGTATGAAGGAAGGTCAGAACGATGTTGTCTCCATAGAAGACGAATGGAACAAGAGGAAGGTACTCACTCAATAAAGCAGGAAAGcaacagaagatttttttttcagcaacattcattgagaaataagaaaaaattcaattttaaaaagcacaacaaCTTTGTAACATCTtgaacagaaaaacttttacTTCTTCAGGTTCAACTTCAAAGCACCAAAGCAGAGCTGAAAGAAAAGGttgaaaagagaaaagcaaagaTGGAGGAAGTTGATGCAGCTCTGAACGTTTGCATGGTGAGCagcaaaaaagagaaataaacaactccGCACATACAGCGCCCACAGCTCTTTAGGAAATCCCTCTGAATTTCTGGTCATTAAagttcttgtattttttctgatgatggaggaaaattgggctaaaaaaatgcattgctGAGTAATATGAGtctgaatcagaagcagacgtAAAAATGCACatagaaaaagcctgtagcaggGACACAAATGCTGCAGTTTAACTgtaagttggggttgtgaggagatGTTAGTGAATGTGTAATcatagggatgatgggaaatgagggaaggcttATATTGTGCCAACTGTCCGACCCACATTTGAGAGGCAAATGTCTAATCTGCTCTGCAAAACcaatgccatttaaaaaaagaaacattcctTGGCATAATTTTATAtccattttattcttattcttaCTTTATGTAGCCGTTACACAACTATAACAAAGAATGACAAAATGATTCTAGCATATTTACCATCTCATAGCTACTTATCCAATCACTTTattcaatttgtgttttttactgtttttttttcttcatatttccACCTTCTTTTCAGACTTTGCTGGTTTCTTtcctattttttaacattttagctgtgctcacatttttcagatcattttctgTCAGAGATTTGCAGATGTCTATTTGGGCTTTTTTCCTTTCTACAGGACAAGCTGGAGAACGAAATGTTGGATGTGGAAGCCGTCTTCAAGGCTGTGTTCAACATCCTGGAGGCCGCCCAGGCAGCAGCTATGCAGCCACTGGAAGGACGGAGGTGGTTGTTGGAGAAAGAAGCAAAAGAATTGAAGGATGAATTAGAGGCAGAAATCAGCAAACTCCAGGTTGCAGTCTATGAGCTGGAAGACATATCAGCACTAGAGGATCACATTTTATTCCTTCAGGTATTTTTCTTGCCTAATAGTCTTAATCAGTATAATGATATGGAGTGAATTAAGAACAAGGAGCACATCCAAATCACCCGATTTCTCTTGACTATATTTTATGGGTCTTTTTAGAACAAGCTGAACCCTTGATCACTTTTTGTCTTGAATTTCTCGACCCATTCTTCCCTTTTCACCAGAAATGACTGGATGTAATAATAATCCTATGTTTTATGGACACAAACTGCATCTTTTATCCACTTTTCTAGATTTGTGAAATGTTTAGCAGCAATAATTTTcatcctgctttttattttgttgactcCAAGACCAGTAAAGATCCAAGAAATCAGCATTAGCCACATGGATGCCAGTTAGCTGCTCGGTACTACAAAGATTGTCATCTGGAagcttgtttacttttttttcttttatctgtaCATGGTAGTTTGTAACTGTAAATAAAGTAGGAATAAAAGGTGTAGATAAAAGTCAAGTAAAAGTTGATCAGAATCCGGGTAATCCAGATGTTAACTTTATGATCAAAAGAGCACAGTATCAAAATACAGAGATAGAAACATCTTTTTTCCCGGCTCTAAACAAATCTTAAGATTAAGCCAATTAGAACTGAAgcaatttaaattgatttgaaaaagTCCTTCAACTTGTAAAATGAGTGTAATCTcacaaaaaagtttatattttatagcttttttcaGAGATTCAACGTTCTTGTGGTTGACTTTCGGCACTTCTAGACAGGAGTTGCTTTACTGTCCTTCCTGTGTCTCTTCATCAGGGAACAATAAACTCCTTTACAGTGAGACAGCAGGGCCAGTTTCCATTCACACCTCTAAATAATCCTCATCAAatgttttgtctgttcctgGTTGTGGGTTCTGTTGGTCAGAGATTCCCTTCACTCGCCAACAAGGAT belongs to Oryzias melastigma strain HK-1 linkage group LG18, ASM292280v2, whole genome shotgun sequence and includes:
- the LOC112156170 gene encoding E3 ubiquitin-protein ligase TRIM39 encodes the protein MASIPEPLRDSSSLEKHLSCSICMELFRNPVTTSCGHSFCQGCLNSHIKYLSTMCPLCKTHINKTPGVNIVLRDVIEHTKAAAQNRYTGAAGEVACDVCTTSKMKAVKSCLVCLTSYCSAHLQSHSSQRLKGHKLVQPIKDLDARACLTHGRPYELYNRKQQACICVSCMKEGQNDVVSIEDEWNKRKVQLQSTKAELKEKVEKRKAKMEEVDAALNVCMDKLENEMLDVEAVFKAVFNILEAAQAAAMQPLEGRRWLLEKEAKELKDELEAEISKLQVAVYELEDISALEDHILFLQRFPSLANKDDMKDWTKVELDTSLSFGSMRKITEELIEKFQQELDRLSSIDLKRLSPFTVDVKLDPNTAHKRLALSEDGKEVGDSGEDQEISDSSGRFDLFGSVLGLNCFSSGRSYWEVEVGNKTGWDLGVATGGASRKGKLTLSPENGYWVLVHYEEEKYAAMASVPLSLFLKENPTRVGLFVDYEEGLVSFYDVRAQSHIYSFTACSFKEELYPYFSPHLRVEEKNIQPLVICSGKQLEIELDAEWKCLCSIYVDEEETEAHP